A part of Rhopalosiphum maidis isolate BTI-1 chromosome 3, ASM367621v3, whole genome shotgun sequence genomic DNA contains:
- the LOC113559321 gene encoding 4-coumarate--CoA ligase 1 gives MAQENIIHGSPIPDYLLNNKLNLSQHFIQLLNGLGEKTAMIDMHDGSSFKFRNILHASLNIANTLKYEFGVQKGDIVGIFSENTIWYPSLVLAVWHIGGICALFNPMYNTKELTHVLNITKPKIMITSKMGLDTVRNTVKPLDFVKYVCLIDILCHTRTIEENNNFKPTPCDNNQTCVILFSSGTTGLPKGVELSHKSIFLMVSVLNFVNKFATIDDTMMGLVPMFHGYGLLIICLCMSIGSKVIVLKYFDEELFLKSIEVQKITILFAVPPLMIFLAKHPLVDKYNLSCLKVIYSGAAPLSLNIENEVINRIGKGKQLKVFQGYGMTELSIVTTAADESEVNHTSGTVGKVICGMSGKVIDLINGKTLGVNKIGELCFKGPMVMNGYYKNSKETTSIIDAEGWLHTGDVGYYDKNYNFYIVDRIKELIKYKGYQVAPAELESLLLTHPEIKDVAVTGLPNLEAGELPMAFVVKYPNSTLSEKDVVQFVHKNVSAQKRLRGGVRFVNDIPKNPSGKILRRVLKGLISQSKL, from the exons ATGGcccaagaaaatataatacatggatCTCCAATTCCTGATTATTTgttgaacaataaattaaatttaagtcagCACTTTATTCAATTACTTAATGGACTTGGAGAAAAGACTGCTATG ATTGATATGCATGATGGGTCTTCATTTAAAttcagaaatattttacatgcaAGTTTAAATATAGCAAATACCTTAAAGTATGAATTTGGAGTACAAAAAGGTGATATTGTTGGAATATTTAGTGAAAACACAATTTGGTATCCATCACTTGTACTGGCAGTATGGCATATTGGTGGTATTTGTGCATTATTCAAtcctatgtataatacta AGGAATTAACACATgtgttaaatataactaaaccaAAAATCATGATAACATCAAAAATGGGATTGGACACTGTAAGAAATACTGTCAAACCACtggattttgttaaatatgtgTGTCTTATTGATATACTTTGCCATACTAGAACAAtcgaagaaaataataattttaaaccaacTCCGTGCGACAATAATCAGACTtgtgtgatattattttctagtgGAACAACTGGTTTACCTAAAGGAGTAGAATTGTCACATAAATCTATATTTCTCATGGTTTCTGTCTTAAA tttcgTTAATAAATTTGCAACTATCGATGATACCATGATGGGTCTAGTGCCTATGTTCCACGGATATGGATTACTGATAATATGTTTGTGTATGTCAATTGGCAGCAAGGTCATAgtgcttaaatattttgatgaagaattatttttaaaatccattGAAGTTCAAAaa attacaattttatttgctGTACCACCACTGATGATATTTCTTGCCAAACATCCCTTAGTagacaaatacaatttatcatgCTTGAAAGTTATATATTCAGGTGCTGCTCCATTATctttaaacattgaaaatgaAGTAATCAATAGAATAGGTAAAGGTAAACAACTAAAAGTATTTCAAGGATATGGAATGACTGAATTATCAATAGTAACAACAGCAGCTGATGAAAGTGAAGTTAATCATACAAGCGGTACTGTCGGAAAAGTGATATGTGGCATGTCAGGAAAA gttattgatttaatcaaTGGAAAAACATTGGgagtaaataaaattggtGAACTATGTTTTAAAGGGCCCATGGTCATGaatggttattataaaaactccaAAGAAACAACATCAATAATTGATGCTGAAGGATGGCTCCATACAGGGGATGTTGGatactatgataaaaattataatttttatattgttgataGAATCAAAGAACTCATCAAGTATAAAGGGTATCAG GTGGCACCTGCAGAATTAGAATCactattattaacacatcCTGAAATTAAAGACGTGGCAGTTACTGGACTTCCAAATCTAGAGGCAGGAGAACTTCCGATGGCGTTTGTAGTTAAATATCCAAATTCGACTCTCAGTGAAAAAGATGTTGTACAATTTGTTCACA aaaatgtttCAGCACAAAAGCGTTTGAGAGGAGGTGTTCGATTTGTCAATGATATTCCAAAAAATCCAAGTGGCAAAATATTACGTAGAGTACTTAAAGGCCTAATTAgtcaatcaaaattataa
- the LOC113556545 gene encoding NF-kappa-B-repressing factor-like encodes MCFNTKWDVDQHMTKFENAEHWKFRRAFLIANKNKYPEDRLETLSRMFIFIEFMECKYPKPTMDFIHNLSKSFVNDLKEKLHENIQDINMTDSNTAKDYENAQAITSDLNINQPPNKNMRYTTPYDSNCLIPGFMLKVVNGANVYDILEQSCRFSKTTKPEIVYEGLNVDYIQAKLYIHKKLIAVAAGSTIKHARKSVAVIAYDILKEMCFTIKVKEIDTQSQISLADMNNLKESPNCSTNYTPNCSTNYKNISDNNLGNMILKNMGWKEGDGLGKNNQGIKSPIEVVQLKKRVGLGVTPSRETAKMNLNKFQTEVKEYIMRFSSGPKTKLSFTTEFTKDERKIIHKICTHLDLKTKSYGKNENRRIVIQKKQSPREIFYELVNSVNFENDCYKLELPRHESTFSCEVI; translated from the exons atgtgtttcaACACAAAATGGGATGTTGATCAACATATgactaaatttgaaaatgcaGAACATTGGAAATTTAGACGTGCTTTTTTGATTgccaacaaaaataaataccctGAAGATCGATTAGAGACTTTATCtcgtatgtttatttttattgaatttatggaATGCAA gTATCCAAAACCAACCATGGATTTTATTCACAACCTATCTAAAAGTTTTGTTAATGATTTGAAAGAAAAATTGCATGAAAATATACAGGATATTAACATGACAGATTCAAATACTGCTAAAGATTATG AAAATGCTCAAGCCATTACATCAGACTTAAATATCAATCAACCTCCTAACAAAAACATGAGATATACAACACCATATGATTCTAACTGTTTAATACCAGGTTTTATGTTAAAGGTCGTAAATGGTGCAAATGTTTATGATATTCTTGAACAATCATGCAGATTTAGCAAAACAACAAAACCAGAAATAGTATATGAAGGATTAAATGTTGATTATAT aCAAGCtaaattgtacatacataaaaaattgatagcaGTTGCTGCGGGATCAACGATAAAACATGCTCGTAAGAGTGTAGCAGTTATTGCTTATGACATTTTGAAAGAAATGTGCTTTACTATTaag GTGAAAGAAATTGATACACAATCTCAAATTTCATTGGcagatatgaataatttaaaagagtCTCCAAATTGTTCAACAAATTATACTCCAAATTGTTCaacgaattataaaaatatatcagacAACAATCTTGGTaatatgattttgaaaaatatgggTTGGAAAGAAGGTGATGGGTTAGGAAAAAATAACCAAGGAATTAAATCACCAATAGA AGTTGTTCAACTTAAAAAAAGAGTTGGATTAGGTGTTACGCCATCACGTGAAACTGCAAAAatgaacttaaataaatttcaaacagaAGTTAAGGAATACATAATGAGATTTTCTAGCGGTCCAAAAACAAAACTTTCATTTACAACAGAGTTTACAAAGGATGAGCGTAAAATTATTCACaa gatTTGTACACACCTTGACTTAAAGACTAAAAGTTatggaaaaaatgaaaacaggCGAATTGTGATACAGAAAAAACAATCTCCTCGggaaattttttatgaactcgTTAATTCTGTTAACTTTGAAAATGATTGTTACAAGTTAGAACTGCCACGGCATGAAAGTACATTTTCATGTGaagtaatataa